A genomic region of Leptolyngbya sp. FACHB-261 contains the following coding sequences:
- a CDS encoding heme A synthase, which produces MTDVNVLQEALGASAEKTSLKTQHSPWRDQTSAKFLKVLAFLIAGVTLFLIGLGGATRVMNAGLSCPDWPLCYGTIVPKAQMNLQVFLEWFHRLVASGVGLLTVTLAATALWNYRNLPRWVSGLSVLSLFLVLVQGLLGGLTVTELLRFDIVTAHLGTAMLFLSVVLVLAVGLAPTAIQVSRSITQQAGAKTSVGSMPWVALGAAITLYAQSLLGGLVASQWALHACLGSSLLCSVMNNHLLGIVPAVVAILAVVVVAWRTSNLSPGLRRVAFVSGSLLLLQLGLGLATFRLQLQVQPLTVAHLVTGVTMFGSLVVLTTLAWKQRVQLQQAQAS; this is translated from the coding sequence ATGACTGATGTAAATGTTTTGCAAGAAGCGCTCGGCGCTTCTGCTGAGAAGACGAGTCTAAAGACCCAGCACTCGCCCTGGCGTGACCAGACTTCTGCAAAGTTTTTGAAGGTTCTCGCGTTTCTGATCGCAGGGGTCACCTTATTTCTGATCGGCCTTGGCGGGGCAACTCGGGTGATGAATGCAGGCTTGTCTTGCCCCGATTGGCCCCTGTGCTACGGCACAATTGTCCCCAAGGCGCAAATGAATCTCCAGGTATTTCTGGAGTGGTTTCATCGTTTGGTTGCCAGCGGTGTTGGTCTGCTCACCGTGACCTTAGCAGCTACAGCCCTCTGGAACTACCGCAATCTGCCCCGTTGGGTGAGCGGCTTGTCAGTTCTATCGTTGTTTCTGGTACTAGTCCAAGGGCTGCTAGGCGGCCTGACCGTCACTGAGCTGCTGCGCTTCGACATTGTCACTGCCCACTTGGGTACAGCCATGCTGTTCCTGAGCGTGGTGCTAGTACTGGCTGTGGGTCTAGCACCCACGGCTATCCAGGTATCCCGCTCAATAACTCAGCAAGCGGGTGCCAAAACTAGTGTGGGATCCATGCCTTGGGTCGCCCTGGGCGCTGCCATCACTCTCTATGCCCAAAGCTTGCTCGGGGGTTTAGTTGCTTCTCAGTGGGCACTGCATGCCTGTCTAGGATCTTCGCTGCTTTGCAGTGTCATGAACAATCACTTGCTGGGCATTGTGCCAGCAGTGGTAGCGATTCTGGCAGTCGTGGTAGTTGCTTGGCGAACCTCGAACCTGTCCCCAGGTCTGAGACGAGTTGCCTTTGTCTCCGGTAGTTTGCTGTTGCTGCAATTGGGTTTAGGATTGGCAACCTTCCGTCTGCAGTTGCAGGTGCAGCCCCTAACCGTGGCTCATCTGGTCACTGGCGTCACAATGTTTGGCTCATTGGTGGTACTCACTACCCTTGCTTGGAAGCAGCGAGTTCAGCTCCAGCAAGCTCAAGCATCGTGA
- a CDS encoding cytochrome c oxidase subunit II: MSIFAVLLRTVLVTAVGVLVVLVSIWYGQHHNLLPVAASKEASLVDGLFEFMLMISTGLFIFVQGIIIYSAIAFRRRKGDDTDGPPVHGNVPLEIIWTGIPTVIVLFLAIYSFDVYKAEGGIEMMSHPNMSHAHHEQPFALGASPAYAATLPEPQETVPASETRNQQMKDEAMSDPATAAVRNGAIPQLREAPGAGVTSPEIGASPENQGKPPDVVINVTALRYGWLFTYPGLENVEGELHVPAGREVSLNISANDVIHAFWVPEFRLKQDAVPGRETNIRFTPVRPGEYTVRCAELCGPYHGAMNTKLIVMSQEDYDAWLQEQEVASSETSDQSDQLMATTPSPTEPAFLTAHLQEMGIESESLAAIRAAMPHAHHSATLYP, from the coding sequence GTGAGTATTTTTGCAGTTCTACTTCGAACCGTGCTGGTCACCGCTGTAGGCGTACTAGTTGTCCTGGTAAGTATCTGGTACGGCCAGCATCACAATCTCCTGCCGGTGGCTGCCTCCAAAGAGGCCTCTCTGGTAGATGGGCTGTTTGAGTTCATGTTGATGATCTCCACCGGCCTGTTCATCTTTGTACAGGGCATAATTATTTATTCTGCTATCGCCTTCAGACGGCGCAAAGGAGACGATACCGATGGTCCACCCGTCCATGGCAACGTGCCATTGGAGATCATCTGGACCGGTATTCCAACCGTCATCGTTTTGTTCCTGGCAATCTACAGCTTTGATGTTTACAAGGCAGAGGGTGGCATCGAGATGATGTCTCATCCAAATATGTCTCACGCCCATCATGAGCAGCCCTTCGCCTTAGGGGCCAGCCCAGCTTATGCAGCGACCCTCCCAGAACCCCAGGAAACTGTGCCTGCTTCTGAAACTCGTAACCAGCAGATGAAGGATGAGGCCATGTCTGATCCTGCGACTGCTGCGGTGCGCAATGGAGCGATTCCGCAACTGCGAGAAGCACCTGGGGCCGGTGTGACTTCTCCCGAAATAGGCGCGTCTCCAGAAAACCAGGGCAAACCTCCTGATGTAGTTATCAATGTGACGGCGCTACGCTACGGCTGGCTCTTCACCTATCCAGGTTTGGAGAATGTAGAAGGCGAACTGCATGTGCCAGCAGGTCGTGAAGTCAGTTTGAACATCAGCGCTAATGATGTTATCCATGCCTTCTGGGTGCCTGAGTTCCGGCTCAAGCAGGACGCTGTTCCGGGCCGCGAGACTAACATCCGCTTTACCCCTGTGCGTCCAGGCGAGTACACAGTGCGTTGCGCTGAACTCTGTGGCCCCTACCACGGTGCCATGAACACCAAACTGATCGTGATGAGCCAGGAAGATTACGACGCCTGGCTGCAAGAACAAGAAGTTGCTAGCAGTGAGACGTCCGATCAATCTGATCAACTCATGGCTACTACCCCCAGCCCTACAGAGCCTGCCTTTTTGACAGCTCACCTCCAGGAGATGGGCATTGAATCTGAGTCTTTAGCGGCAATTCGTGCTGCTATGCCTCATGCTCACCACTCTGCAACTTTGTATCCCTAG